A single Nostoc sp. PCC 7107 DNA region contains:
- the psb27 gene encoding photosystem II protein Psb27 — MKRYWSRLLALVLVLAIGLIGCSSPDSLSGDYRQDTLTVVSTLRKALEVSESSPDRVELQADARQKINDFSARYQRAGAISGLSSFTTMRTALNSLAGHYSSYPNRPVPQKLKTRLEQEFQQVESALKRGA, encoded by the coding sequence ATGAAACGCTATTGGTCGCGTCTGCTTGCCTTAGTTTTGGTTTTAGCCATTGGTTTAATTGGCTGTTCTAGTCCTGATAGTTTATCGGGAGACTATCGCCAAGACACCTTGACTGTAGTCAGTACCTTGAGAAAAGCCCTAGAAGTATCTGAAAGTTCACCAGATAGAGTAGAACTACAGGCAGATGCGCGTCAAAAAATCAACGATTTTTCTGCCCGCTATCAACGGGCTGGTGCGATTTCAGGTTTAAGTTCTTTTACAACCATGCGTACCGCCCTCAACTCTTTAGCGGGACACTACAGTTCTTACCCAAACCGTCCAGTTCCCCAAAAGCTGAAAACCCGTTTAGAACAGGAGTTCCAGCAAGTAGAGTCTGCATTAAAGCGTGGTGCTTAA
- a CDS encoding family 10 glycosylhydrolase, giving the protein MPHRPAKHFPTKLLWQRLFAVIFSSSLLIPNLISQPAQAQLKQDCLLSTTAAQTKEKLRLLALKGDRDAQSRYQQLVRQHAKELQECRSRNWPKIQAVWLRLYPCDIQPGLIDQIMDRMVNRGYNQIYIETFYDGQVLLPAADNPTAWPSVVRTPGTEKIDLLSIAIQKGRERGLKVYSWMFTTNFGYTYAQRADRERAIARNGKGQTSLYVVDNSSQVFIDPYNMQAKRDYFQMVQQVLRRRPDGLLFDYVRYPRQAGTDSIATKVTDLWLFTPATQEALFRRALNSKGLDLIRRFLTKGYVTVADIDQVDKLYPQEGEPMWQGRTPPSQQKSLLPAADRQPTLQVELWQLMVAHAMQGILDFVALASYPAQQVGIPAGVVFFPDGNQMVGQGYDSRLQPWDRFPSNLQWHAMAYAVCSDVSCIADQVQRVISVAKPGTKIIPALAGAWGQSTTTRPSLEAQMQALRKFAPQLAGVSHFAYSWQYPENDRDRKFCRLR; this is encoded by the coding sequence ATGCCTCACCGTCCCGCAAAACATTTCCCCACAAAATTATTATGGCAACGCTTGTTCGCTGTGATTTTTAGCAGTAGCCTGTTGATACCTAACTTGATCAGCCAACCAGCACAAGCGCAACTCAAACAAGATTGCCTGTTATCGACCACAGCAGCGCAAACAAAAGAAAAATTACGCTTGTTGGCACTAAAAGGCGATCGCGATGCCCAAAGCCGCTACCAGCAATTGGTACGCCAACACGCCAAGGAGTTACAAGAATGCCGCAGTCGGAATTGGCCGAAAATCCAAGCTGTTTGGTTGCGTCTATATCCCTGTGACATTCAACCAGGGTTAATTGACCAAATTATGGATCGCATGGTCAACCGTGGCTATAACCAAATTTATATAGAAACCTTTTATGATGGGCAGGTATTACTTCCAGCAGCCGATAACCCCACAGCTTGGCCTTCTGTAGTGCGTACACCTGGAACAGAAAAGATAGATTTACTCTCCATCGCCATTCAAAAAGGGCGGGAAAGGGGATTAAAGGTTTATTCTTGGATGTTTACTACCAATTTTGGCTATACCTACGCCCAACGTGCCGATCGGGAAAGAGCGATCGCCCGGAATGGCAAGGGGCAAACTAGCTTATATGTTGTAGATAACAGTTCGCAAGTATTTATTGACCCCTACAACATGCAGGCCAAGCGCGATTACTTCCAGATGGTGCAGCAAGTACTACGTCGTCGCCCAGATGGTTTGCTATTTGATTATGTGCGTTATCCCAGACAAGCCGGTACTGATTCAATTGCGACCAAAGTCACTGATTTATGGCTATTTACCCCAGCCACCCAAGAAGCTTTATTTCGTCGGGCGTTGAATTCTAAAGGGTTGGATTTAATTCGACGCTTTCTCACTAAGGGATACGTCACCGTAGCAGATATTGATCAAGTCGATAAACTTTATCCCCAAGAAGGTGAACCGATGTGGCAAGGTAGGACTCCGCCATCACAGCAAAAGTCACTTTTACCAGCCGCCGACAGACAACCAACTTTGCAAGTTGAACTCTGGCAATTGATGGTTGCCCACGCTATGCAAGGCATCTTAGATTTTGTTGCTTTAGCCAGTTATCCAGCACAGCAAGTAGGCATTCCAGCAGGAGTGGTGTTTTTCCCAGATGGCAATCAAATGGTGGGACAAGGTTATGATTCCCGCTTGCAACCTTGGGATAGATTTCCTAGTAACTTGCAGTGGCACGCTATGGCCTATGCAGTTTGTAGTGATGTTAGTTGTATTGCCGACCAAGTGCAACGGGTGATCAGTGTTGCTAAACCAGGAACAAAAATTATTCCCGCCTTAGCCGGGGCTTGGGGACAATCAACCACCACTCGCCCATCACTAGAAGCCCAAATGCAAGCATTACGCAAATTTGCGCCCCAACTAGCGGGAGTGAGTCATTTTGCGTATTCTTGGCAGTATCCTGAAAATGATCGCGATCGCAAATTCTGCCGCCTGCGTTAA
- a CDS encoding alpha/beta hydrolase, with amino-acid sequence MINFFILHILNMPIYGPDIINFDGVTGHRYWFYDHFTYTGVADIDERLSGFPVAVFLPQHQPAKDTPLVIALQGMCAPFGWNAFIVPTLTQMGIAVALFDTPFAGERSLVRTFTSVVQNEIKPLIDSGIDFDTALFLRIFRSTAQDIARIGDFCGDRYHLSQTKLALFGVSMGVLLSAYAFTANGVGDRLLGTIGHADLQSFAKSWGYGFLPDLAASPLGGLAEALLKKVQPDLQPVIKLLQLAKHLKYQDESAWECNPMNYVEQVKFPRRVRFLVGANDPIVSIKDTRACAQKFPDGAYYVVPGMGHGTRQQGLAFVDHVRYFLATQLDDWQR; translated from the coding sequence ATGATAAATTTTTTCATACTTCATATTTTAAATATGCCAATTTACGGGCCGGATATCATTAATTTTGACGGTGTAACTGGCCATCGCTACTGGTTCTATGACCATTTTACTTACACTGGGGTAGCTGATATTGATGAACGATTAAGTGGTTTTCCTGTAGCTGTCTTTTTACCACAGCATCAGCCTGCAAAAGATACGCCGTTGGTAATTGCTTTGCAAGGAATGTGTGCGCCATTCGGCTGGAATGCTTTTATTGTGCCAACATTGACGCAAATGGGTATAGCTGTAGCTTTATTCGATACGCCTTTTGCCGGCGAACGTAGCTTAGTACGGACATTTACATCTGTAGTTCAGAACGAAATTAAACCATTAATTGACAGTGGTATTGACTTTGATACGGCACTATTTTTACGTATATTTCGGAGTACGGCTCAAGATATTGCGAGAATAGGAGACTTTTGCGGCGATCGCTATCATCTAAGTCAGACAAAGCTGGCACTATTCGGAGTTAGTATGGGAGTTCTGCTATCTGCTTACGCCTTTACAGCCAATGGTGTGGGAGATAGACTATTGGGAACTATTGGTCATGCTGATCTTCAGTCATTTGCTAAAAGTTGGGGCTATGGATTCTTGCCAGATTTAGCAGCTTCTCCTTTAGGTGGATTAGCAGAAGCATTGTTAAAAAAAGTACAGCCTGATTTGCAACCGGTGATCAAGCTTTTACAGTTAGCCAAACATCTCAAATACCAAGATGAATCTGCTTGGGAATGCAACCCGATGAACTATGTCGAACAAGTTAAGTTTCCCCGACGGGTGCGCTTTTTGGTTGGGGCTAACGATCCGATTGTGAGTATTAAAGATACTCGTGCTTGCGCTCAAAAGTTCCCCGATGGTGCTTATTATGTGGTTCCGGGTATGGGACACGGAACCAGACAACAAGGACTAGCATTTGTTGATCATGTGCGTTATTTCCTCGCTACCCAATTAGACGACTGGCAAAGATAG
- the polA gene encoding DNA polymerase I produces the protein MSETSTSLSTTRPTFILVDGHSLAFRSYFAFAKGRDGGLRTKTGIPTSVCFGFLKSLLEVMATQQPQAMAVAFDLGLPTFRHEVDDTYKADRPGTPEDFVPDLKNLQELLTGLNLKIFTAPGYEADDVLGTLSQKATAAGYKVKILTGDRDLFQLIDPDKEITVLNFSPDALKRATNSITEFSTEQVKEKLGVLPTQIVDFKALCGDKSDNIPGVRGIGEKTAVQLLSTYGSLENIYAALAEIKGATQKKLTEGQEDAKKSQYLAQIVTEVPLEVDLENCKLTGFDTSTLTPILEKLEFSTFLKKINEIQQKFGGLVPETPATSAERITDEDDSDLSFFTAAETADFQQQPVAEIQPRIINNPAKLTEFVNLLKQFTDPAKPVAWDTETSDLEPRDAALVGIGCCWGTQPDESAYIPIAHKNGENLDKEIALAALRPILESVDYPKTFQNGKFDRLVFRCQGINLAGIVFDTMLASYVLNPDTSHNLTDLALRYLGLSIQNYAELVPKGKTIADIDISVVANYCCFQVYATWQLVEKLREELDKFPALSQLLLEVEQPLEAVLAEMEYTGVCINSAYLGELSQQLEIDLAKLEAQATEIAGEKFNLGSPKQLSQILFEKLGLSTKYSRKIQTGYSTDAATLEKLLEVDNTGFVEAIIEYRTLAKLKSTYVDALPALVRSDTQRVHTDFNQTATSTGRLSSSNPNLQNIPIRTAFSRQIRKAFLPDKNYLMVAADYSQIELRILAHLSQEPLLVQAYQQNEDIHTVTARLVFEKDDISADERRVAKTINFGVIYGMGSLRFSRSTGIDKNVANEFIKRFNERYSQVFAYLEGVKKQAIAQGYVETILGRRRYFDFTHNSLRRLKNSNPEEIDLSKLKNLGAFDAGLLRSAANAPIQGSSADIIKIAMVKLHEILKHYQARLLLQVHDELVFEVPPQEWSELQPQIKSVMEGAVSLSVPLLVDVRAGDNWMETK, from the coding sequence ATGTCTGAAACTTCTACTTCTCTAAGCACAACACGCCCGACGTTCATCTTAGTCGATGGACATTCTTTAGCATTTCGTTCTTACTTCGCTTTCGCCAAAGGACGAGATGGCGGACTACGAACTAAAACAGGGATACCGACGAGTGTCTGCTTTGGTTTTCTCAAATCTTTGTTGGAAGTCATGGCGACACAACAGCCACAAGCAATGGCTGTGGCCTTTGATTTGGGTTTACCAACTTTCCGCCATGAAGTTGATGATACCTACAAAGCCGACCGTCCAGGTACACCAGAAGATTTTGTGCCTGATTTGAAAAATCTGCAAGAGTTACTCACTGGGTTGAACCTGAAGATTTTTACTGCGCCTGGTTACGAAGCTGATGATGTGTTGGGAACGTTATCACAAAAGGCGACGGCTGCCGGATACAAGGTGAAAATTTTAACAGGCGATCGCGATTTATTTCAACTAATTGACCCAGACAAAGAAATTACAGTTTTAAACTTTAGTCCCGATGCGCTAAAGCGAGCTACAAATAGCATCACAGAATTTAGTACTGAACAAGTTAAAGAAAAATTAGGCGTATTACCTACACAAATTGTCGATTTTAAAGCTCTGTGTGGTGATAAATCAGATAATATTCCTGGGGTAAGGGGCATAGGCGAAAAAACCGCAGTTCAGTTGCTGAGTACTTATGGTTCTTTGGAAAACATTTACGCTGCACTCGCTGAAATTAAAGGCGCAACTCAGAAAAAACTTACAGAAGGTCAAGAGGATGCTAAAAAGTCTCAATATTTAGCCCAAATAGTCACCGAAGTTCCGCTGGAAGTTGATTTAGAAAACTGCAAACTCACAGGATTTGACACAAGTACTCTCACGCCTATTTTAGAGAAACTAGAATTCAGTACTTTTTTAAAGAAAATCAACGAAATTCAACAGAAGTTTGGTGGTTTAGTTCCAGAAACTCCTGCAACATCAGCAGAAAGAATCACTGATGAAGATGATAGTGATTTATCATTTTTTACTGCTGCTGAAACAGCCGATTTCCAACAGCAACCAGTTGCGGAAATTCAACCAAGAATCATCAATAATCCAGCCAAACTTACCGAATTTGTAAATTTATTAAAACAATTTACTGACCCGGCAAAACCAGTGGCGTGGGATACGGAAACCAGCGATTTAGAACCACGAGATGCAGCTTTAGTCGGAATTGGTTGTTGTTGGGGAACCCAACCAGATGAATCAGCTTATATTCCCATAGCGCATAAAAACGGTGAAAATTTAGATAAAGAAATAGCACTTGCAGCACTACGCCCAATTTTAGAAAGTGTTGATTATCCAAAAACATTTCAAAATGGTAAATTTGACCGCTTAGTATTTCGCTGTCAAGGAATTAACTTAGCGGGAATTGTCTTTGACACCATGCTGGCTAGTTATGTTTTAAATCCTGATACCAGCCATAATTTAACTGATTTGGCTTTACGTTATTTAGGGTTGTCTATTCAAAATTATGCCGAATTAGTTCCCAAAGGTAAAACCATTGCTGACATAGATATCTCGGTTGTAGCAAATTATTGTTGTTTCCAGGTTTATGCTACATGGCAATTAGTAGAGAAATTGCGCGAAGAACTCGATAAATTTCCAGCTTTATCGCAACTATTACTCGAAGTAGAACAGCCATTAGAAGCAGTTCTCGCAGAGATGGAATACACAGGTGTTTGCATTAATTCCGCTTATCTGGGAGAACTATCACAACAACTAGAAATAGATTTAGCCAAGTTAGAAGCACAAGCAACGGAAATAGCTGGGGAAAAATTTAATTTAGGCTCTCCCAAACAGTTGAGTCAAATATTATTTGAAAAGTTAGGATTAAGTACTAAATATTCCCGCAAGATTCAAACTGGCTATTCTACCGATGCAGCGACTTTAGAAAAGCTATTAGAAGTTGATAATACTGGGTTTGTAGAGGCGATAATTGAGTATCGTACTTTAGCAAAATTAAAGTCTACTTATGTAGATGCGCTACCTGCATTGGTGCGTTCAGATACTCAAAGAGTACATACTGATTTTAACCAAACGGCAACATCAACGGGGCGCTTATCTTCTTCTAATCCAAATTTACAAAATATCCCCATTAGAACTGCTTTTAGTCGGCAAATTCGCAAAGCATTTTTACCAGATAAAAATTACTTAATGGTAGCTGCTGATTACTCACAAATTGAGTTAAGAATTTTGGCACATTTGAGTCAAGAACCCTTGTTAGTGCAAGCATATCAACAAAATGAAGATATTCACACAGTTACGGCTCGATTAGTGTTTGAAAAAGATGATATTTCCGCAGATGAAAGAAGAGTAGCGAAAACGATTAACTTTGGTGTAATTTATGGGATGGGTTCACTGCGTTTCTCCCGCTCAACGGGGATAGATAAAAACGTGGCTAACGAATTTATTAAGCGATTTAACGAACGATATTCTCAAGTTTTTGCCTATTTAGAGGGAGTAAAAAAACAAGCGATCGCACAAGGTTATGTCGAAACAATTCTCGGTCGTCGGCGTTATTTTGATTTTACTCATAACAGTTTACGCAGGTTAAAAAATAGCAATCCTGAAGAGATTGACTTAAGTAAATTAAAAAATTTAGGTGCTTTCGATGCGGGGTTACTCCGTTCTGCTGCCAATGCACCCATTCAAGGCTCAAGTGCCGATATTATTAAAATTGCAATGGTGAAATTGCATGAAATTTTAAAACATTATCAAGCACGTTTATTGTTGCAAGTTCACGATGAATTAGTGTTTGAAGTTCCGCCTCAAGAATGGTCAGAATTGCAACCGCAAATTAAATCAGTGATGGAAGGTGCAGTGTCTTTGAGTGTGCCGTTACTGGTGGATGTGCGTGCAGGCGATAATTGGATGGAGACAAAGTAA